In Sesamum indicum cultivar Zhongzhi No. 13 unplaced genomic scaffold, S_indicum_v1.0 scaffold00120, whole genome shotgun sequence, a single window of DNA contains:
- the LOC105179040 gene encoding WD repeat domain-containing protein 83 — protein MSAANLPRTEANVLRAHEGAVLAARFNANGEYCLSCGKDRTIRLWNPHRGLHIKTYKSHGREVRDVHVTLDNSKLCSCGGDRQVFYWDVATGRVIRKFRGHDSEVNAVKFNEYASVVASAGYDRSVRAWDCRSHSTEPIQIIDTFSDSVMSICLTKTEIIAGSVDGTFRTFDIRIGREISDDLGQPVNCISLSNDGNCVLASCLDSTLRLLDRSTGELLQEYKGHTCKSFKMDCCLTNTDAHVTGGSEDGYIYFWDLVDANVVSRFRAHSSVVTSVSYHPKDDCMISASVDGTIGVWKA, from the exons ATGAGCGCAGCGAATCTACCACGCACGGAGGCTAATGTGCTCCGGGCCCACGAAGGTGCTGTTCTGGCCGCCCGCTTCAACGCCAACGGCGAGTATTGCCTCAGCTGCGGCAAAGATCGCACCATACGCCTCTGGAATCCTCACCGTGGATTGCATATCAAGACCTACAAATCGCATGGTCGCGAAGTTCGCGATGTCCATGTCACGCT GGATAATTCGAAGCTGTGTTCGTGTGGAGGCGATCGGCAAGTCTTCTACTGGGACGTGGCGACTGGTCGTGTAATTCGGAAATTTCGTGGTCATGATAGTGAG GTGAATGCTGTGAAGTTTAATGAGTATGCATCAGTGGTGGCATCAGCTGGCTATGACCGCTCAGTCCGTGCTTGGGACTGTAGATCTCACAGCACTGAGCCTATTCAG ATCATCGACACCTTTTCAGATAGTGTCATGTCCATTTGTTTAACAAAAACTGAGATAATTGCTGGAAGTGTTGATGGAACATTTCGAACATTTGATATTCGAATTGGTAG AGAAATATCTGATGATCTCGGGCAGCCTGTCAACTGTATTTCATTGTCAAACGATGGCAACTGTGTACTAGCCAGTTGTCTTGATTCTACTCTAAGGCTTTTGGACAG ATCAACTGGTGAATTATTACAAGAATATAAAGGCCACACTTGCAAG TCTTTCAAGATGGACTGCTGCCTAACAAACACGGACGCCCATGTGACTGGTGGTTCAGAAGACGGCTATATTTACTTCTGGGATCTTGTAGATGCAAATGTCGTATCCAGGTTTCGAGCTCATTCATCAGTG GTAACTAGTGTAAGTTATCACCCAAAGGATGATTGTATGATTTCTGCTTCAGTTGATGGAACAATTGGGGTCTGGAAAGCCTGA